Within the Maribacter sp. BPC-D8 genome, the region AAAATAGGGCATACGTTCGCTACCTCGGGTATGCTGAATCTAGAGTTGGCAGTTTTAATGTTGCAAAACAATACGATGGTTTCTGTCCCTTTTTTAGAGAAGAAATCTAAAAATAGAAACCTTAAAAAAATACTTGTAAATGCAGTAGGTTTTGGTGGTAATGCAGTGAGTATTTTAGTAAGTAAAAACGAATAAAGTAAGTTAAAAGATAACAGATATAGCGGTGTGGTAATTTTTTTAAAACCTACCAATTATTTTTTCAATTTAAATTCCGTTATTTTTGAACCCTGGTAACAACCTAAGATTATATGAGCGAAGCAAGACACAATTGGTCAAAAGAAGAAATTTTAGAAATATATAATATGCCTTTAATGGAGCTACTTTATGAAGCTGCAACTGTGCATAGAAAAAATCATGACCCTAATACGGTACAAGTTTCTACCTTACTTTCTATTAAAACTGGTGGTTGTCCAGAAGATTGTGGCTATTGTCCGCAAGCTGCTCGTTACCACACCGACATTGAAGGGAATGACCTTATGGCTGTTTCTCAGGTTAAAGCTCAAGCGCTTAGAGCAAAAGCATCAGGTAGTTCTCGTGTATGTATGGGTGCTGCATGGCGAAATGTAAAAGATGGTCCTGAGTTTGATCAAGTTTTAGAAATGGTGCGTACCATTAACAAGCTTGACATGGAGGTTTGTTGTACTTTGGGTATGATTACCGAGAATCAGGCAAAACGTTTAGCAGAAGCAGGCTTATATGCTTACAATCACAATTTAGATACTTCAGAAGATTATTATAAAGATGTAATTTCTACTCGTGCCTTTGAGGATCGTTTAGATACTATAGAAAATGTTCGTAAAAGTAATGTTACTGTTTGTAGCGGTGGTATTATTGGTATGGGTGAAGAGTTAGAAGATAGAGCAGGTATGTTAGTTGCTTTGACTTCATTGAATCCGCAACCAGAATCAGTGCCGATTAACGCACTAGTTGCTGTAGAAGGTACGCCAATGGAAGACATTGAGCCGGTTTCTATTTGGGATATGATTCGTATGGTAGCAACTACCAGAATTGTAATGCCAGAAACGCAAGTACGTTTATCTGCAGGTAGAACTGAAATGAGTAGAGAAGGGCAGGCAATGTGTTTCTTTGCCGGTGCAAATTCTATTTTTGCAGGCGATAAATTGTTGACTACTCCGAATCCTGATGTAAATGAGGATATGGCGATGTTCAAGATGTTAGGTTTAAATCCGCAAAAACCATTTACGAAAGTATCACAGCCTAAAACGGTAGAAGCAGAAGATTCTCAACTAGACTCTTTAGGTGAAAAACCAAAATGGTCTAGACCAGGTCACTCTATTGAACGTAATGAAACTGCAAAGCAGAAGGCTAAAGTTATTGACTAAGGTCACATTAATACTTTTTTAAGAAATTGTTTTGGTATCGTTAATTACCTTTGGCTTCCCTAAAAAACCAAGTGTAATTGAAGTTAGCAGATATTCCGAGGGTAAAACATATTACTAAGGACAACTTTATTAACGACTACTTTAAGCCTCAAAAACCTGTTGTTTTAGAACAGGCAATTGAAGACTGGCCTGCTTATAACAAGTGGAATCTAGACTATATTAAAGAAGTAGCCGGAGATATTACTGTGCCTTTGTATGATGATAGACCGGTGCAGCATAAAGATGGTTTTAATGAACCACATGCCAAAATGAAAATGGCAGCGTATGTTGATTTATTAAAGAAGGAGCCGACCAAGTATAGAATTTTTCTTTGGAATATTTTAAAGGAAGTGCCTGCGTTACAGAAAGATTATAAGTTCCCAGACTTCGGATTAAGACTTTTAAAAGGAGTGCCAATGATGTTTTTCGGCGGACGAGACTCGTACACTTTCATGCATTACGATATCGATTTTGCTAATATTTTTCATTTTCATTTCAATGGAGAAAAGGAAGTAGTATTGTTTCCTCAGTCAGAAACCGAAAAGCTTTATAAAGTTCCGCATTCTCTAATTACACATGAGAGTATAGATTTCTCGAATCCGGATTATGATAAGTGGCCTGCTTTGAAAAAAGCAAACGGATTTAAAACGACCCTTTCTCATGGTGAAGTTTTATATATGCCAGAAGGTTATTGGCACTATATGAAATACAATACTCCTGGTTTCTCAATGAGTTTACGAGGGTTAGCGCGTAATCCTAAGAATTTAGCTAAAGCATCGTATAACATTGTAATAATGCGTTACTATGATGTGCTAATGCGCAAATTAAAAGGGCAAGATTGGATAGATTGGAAAAACAAAGAAGCCATATCTAGAACCAACAAAAATCAAAAAGTGTAAACTGAAAAGGGATGCCTATTATTTAATAAGCTCAAATGTTTTCTCATACACCAAATGACTTTCCCAACCACGGTATAAAAGATAATCTGCTAATTTTTTTCTTCGCTTTTGAATATTGGTTTCGGTAATCTGCCGTAATCTTTTGTGAGCTAAATCATCTAAAGCTGTCAGGTAAGCATCGGGCTCAATTTCTTTTAAGGCGGTGGTAATATTATATTTAGAGATGTTTCTAAATTTCAGTTCTCTTACAATTCTATTTTTGCCCCATTTTTTAATGTTGAATTTTCCACGGGCAAAACTTTTGGCAAAGCGTTCTTCATTTAAAAATCGGTCTTCGATTAGTTGGGCGATAATAGTATCTACTGCTAATGGTATCATACCCATTTCTTTCAATTTCGAAACCACTTCTTTGTGGCAGCGATCCTGGTAAGCACAGTAGCTTTCTATTTTTTTTGTGGCTTCTTGAACAGTGTAGCCTTTAGTTTTTTGATTCATGTAGTTCAAAAATAGTAAACCAATAGTATTTTTAAACGTTTATTACATGTGCTAATTTATAAAAAGTTATAGCCAAGCACTATAGAAAGCACTTTGTAATCAGACGAAATAGCCGCATAGTTACTGAGTAATGCTCTTCTAGGGTTATAGTTTAGTTTAATACTAGCATTTTTGTGAGCAAAACCTAATCCAAAATTAAAAGAAGTGCGAGGTGCGATTTCAAAATCGCTACTAGATTCAAAATCTATCTTAGAATCTAAAGCTGTGTCAATTTGAAATGCAGAATTTAAAAATATTTTAGAGTCGGGATTAAGAAAAAAGTAATGTCTGACTCCTATAGAAGTTTCAATTGATTTGTAATCTACTGAGACCTTTTGAAATTCTAATTGTTTTTGACCTTCAAATGTTTGATACATAGGTTGGATAAACAATGACCATTTGTTTTTGTTAAAAGGTAAAATAGCTTCAAGCTCGACACCAAATCTTATACTAGAGTTGTTTTCTAGCTCGAAATTAGTACTTGATTGAGGTGACTTAAAATTCATAGAGGCAGAATTTAAACCAGCGCGAATGCCTAAATTAAATACGTCTTTATTATCCCTTTTAGAAGTAGTGGGGATTACGTAATTAGGATTTTTACATTGATTGTATGAGGTAAAAAACGAAAGTAATTCAGATTTTTTATAATCAGTAGATTTTACATCGTTAAGAGATAAGTTTCCACATTTTAAGTCATCCCACAATTGTTTTTTATATTCAGTATTCTCTCCAATACGATTGTTTTCGGTGAGGTATTTTTTATAAATTAATTGTGTTGTAGAAGCATTGTTTAGGTTGTAAAAGAACCTTATTAGATTACTATCTTCATAATAAAATAAATTTGCATCACCATCAACTAACTGTTCAAGAAATAAGGTTTCTGGTGTGAATTCAGCTTCTTTTATTTTGCTTAATCTTTTCAGAATCGATTTAGACCTATCTATTTTAATCTCTTTTCTAATATACTTTTTTCCGTTTTCAATTGAGAATTCGGCTATGTTGTAGATTCCACCATCTTGTACTTCAGCATTTGAATCAATTTTATATTCAAATTTTGTTGGATTGTTTTTCCAGCCGTTGTTCTTAATAAAACAATTTATCTTTTCTCCAGAATTATCAATAATATAGCCTGGTTCAAAAGTAATTTGGGCAAAGGTGTTGAAACTCAAAAAACTCAATAGAAATATAGATAGATATTTTTTCATCTTCAATTGAAATGGTTAAGATTAGTTAATATGCCTCCTTCATTTTTGGAAACAAAAAAAGCGACTCCCTAAGGAAATCGCTTTTTTTATTAATATATTGTTTTGCCGTCTTTGTTTTTAAAACGGTACTCAAGATACGTATACGCATCACGCGGCTGAATTTTAATCCATCTTTTGTATTCTAAGAACCATTTTGTTCTCATTGATGGAAAACCTTTTGTTATATAGGCTGCTATAAACGGGTGTATATTTAGAGATATACTGTTGTCTTTTGCAGGTCCTTTAAGGAGTTTTTCAAGGTCCGATGTAATTTTATCTATTAAAACAATAGGTGCTTCCACCTCTTTCCCTGCATTGTTAGGGTCCTCTTCTGTTGTTTTAATATTCATTTCAGGTCGTACCCTTTGTCGGGTAATCTGAATTAAACCAAATTTACTAGGAGGTAGTATTTTGTGCTTGGCTCGATCATCTTTCATCTCATCTCTAAGATGTTCAAATAGCCTTTTTCTATGTTGTGGTTTTACCATATCGATAAAATCTACAACTATAATACCGCCCATATCACGAAGACGTAACTGTCTTGCAATCTCTGATGCGGATAAAAGATTTACCTCTAGGGCAGTGTCTTCTTGGTTTTTGGCTTTGTTGGATCTGTTACCACTGTTAACGTCTATTACATGAAGTGCTTCTGTATGCTCTATAATTAAATAGGCGCCTTTGCTCATTGCGGCAGTACGGCCAAAAGACGTTTTAATTTGTCTTTCAATACCAAATTTCTCAAAAATAGGTACGTTGTTGTTATTGTAGTGCTTAACGATGCTCTCTTTTTCAGGAGCAATTTCCGACACATAATCCTTAATTTCATTGTATAAGGTGTCGTCATCTACATGTATTCCAGTAAAACTATCATTGAATACATCTCTTAAAATAGAAGATGCTCTATTGAGTTCTACGAATACTTTTGATGGTGTTTGAGCACGTTGTAATTTTTTACACATTGCTGTCCATTTGTTCAGCAAGTTTTCTAGATCTTTGTCCAGTTCTGCAACTTTTTGTCCTTCTGCGACTGTTCTAATGATAACACCAAAACCTTTAGGTTTAATGCTTCTAACGAGTCTTTTTAACCTGTCTTTTTCTTCTTTGCTCGCTATCTTTTGAGATACAGATACACGGTCAGAAAAAGGAACCATTACCAAGTAACGTCCGGCAATTGATAGCTCAGAACTAATTCTTGGTCCTTTAGTAGATATAGGTTCTTTTACAATTTGAACCAATAATGATTGGTTCGCTTTTATGACATCGGTAATAACACCGTTTTTGTCAATATCGGTTTCGGTCGGGAAATTTCCTAAAGTGTAATCATTTAGTTTTCCTGTGCTCACTTGTTTAATGAACTTAAGCATGGAAGATAACTGCGGACCAAGGTCGTGGTAATGCAAGAATGCATCTTTCTCATAACCAACGTTTACAAACGCTGCGTTAAGTCCGGTAACCGGCTTTCTGATTTTGGCAAGAAAAATGTCGCCTACAGAAAAGTCGTTACTATTTTCTTCTTTATGCAGTTCAGTGAGTTTTCCGTCCTTTAACAAGGCAAAGTCAACAGATTGGGAACTAGATCTTACGATTAATTCTCTATTCACCTGAATATATTTTTAGTCGTTTCGCCTATTAAAATAGGGAACGAACTGATTAAACAATACCATAGACAAATACAAATGTACTTGCCGAAATCCGAATTATGGATCTCTATGTCAATGAACGTATTTTAAAAAGAAAAAGTAGTTATTAAAACTACTTTTTCTTGTGTCGGTTAGCTCTTCTACGCTTCTTGCGCTTGTGTGTAGCTACCTTATGTCTCTTTCTTTTCTTACCGCTTGGCATAAAGTTCTTTTTTTAAGATTAATTATTTTACGTGTACGTTGCTCTTAACTCCTTCTACAAAAACCTTTGCAGGCTTAAATGCTGGAATGTTGTGAGCGGGTATTTTAATAGTTGTGTTTTTGGAAATATTTCTACCGGTCTTTTCGGCTCTAGTTTTAATGATAAAACTACCAAAACCTCTTAGGTAAACATTATCACCACTTTCTAATGATGTTTTTACCTCTTCCATAAAAGACTCAACAGTTGCCTGTACATCTCCTTTTTCAATTCCCAGCTTATCTGAGATCTTCGATACAATTTCCGCTTTCGTCATCTTTCAATATTAGATTTTCTGTATGTTTTTTCGGGTTGCAAATATATAAATTAAATTCAATCTTTCTTTCTAATGGGTTAATTTTAAGTGTATAAACTGCTACTTTTATCACTTAGTATAGAATAGCATGTCATTTTCGAGTAAAATTTTAGATTGGTATCATGAAAATAAGCGCAGTTTACCATGGCGCGCAAGTACTGATCCATACAAAATTTGGCTATCAGAAATTATTCTTCAACAAACACGTGTAGCTCAGGGAACCCCGTATTACTTGAGTTTTGTAGAAAATTTCCCCACGGTTTATGATCTTGCCAATGCGAATGAAGAACAAGTTTTAAAACTTTGGCAAGGACTCGGGTATTATTCGCGAGCTAGAAATCTTCATGCAGCTGCAAAAATGGTGGTCGAGCAGTATGATGGTAAATTTCCTGATAATTATAAGAAACTTTTAACACTGAAAGGTGTCGGTGACTATACCGCAAGTGCCATTTCGTCTATTTGTTTCAATGAAGCGCAAGCCGTAGTAGACGGAAATGTGTATCGAGTACTCTCTAGATACTATGGTATAGATACTCCTATTAATAGTACAGAGGGTATCAAATATTTTAAAAGCTTGGCTCAAAAAGTCATGGATCCCGCTAATATTCGAGATTATAATCAAGGTATTATGGAGTTTGGAGCCATACAATGCTCCCCAAAAAAGCCATTATGTTTGCATTGTCCTTTAAATGATAGTTGCGTTGCTCTAGAAAAAGGCTTGGTAGATACTTTGCCAGTGAAGTTAAAGAAGACAAAAGTGCGTAATCGGTACTTCAATTTTCTTATACCTATATATAAGGATGCTAAAGGGAATCAATTTACAAGTATACATCAAAGAATCGGTAAAGGTATTTGGCAGAATCTATGGCAGTTTCCTTTATTAGAGTCAGATAATGTATTAGAAATAGACGATGTCACTATTAGGTATAAAGAAGTACTTGGTGATATGAAGTCTAACGAGATAATAGTATACAATGTAAATGCAATCGTTCATAAATTGTCGCATCAACATCTGCATACGAAGTTCTGGATAGTATATATAAATGATGATTTTGCAGATAAGATTCCCGTTGAAAAAATAAGTGATTTTCCGGTGCCAGTTTTAATCGCAGATTTTATCAAAGCATTTAAATTTTAGTACTTTTGATTTTTATATCTTTAAGTTATGAGCGGTACATTAAATAAGGTAATGTTGATAGGGCATTTAGGTGATGAAGTTAAAATGCATTATTTTGAAGGAGGCGGTAGTATTGGAAGATTTCCAATAGCTACAAATGAAACATATACCAATAAATCTACTGGTGAACGTGTTACAAATACAGATTGGCACAATGTGGTAGTTAGAAATAAAGCTGCTGAAATTTGTGAGAAATATTTAAGTAAAGGCGATAAGGTATATGTAGAGGGTAGATTGAAAAATCGTCAATGGCAAGGTGAAGATGGTAATACCAGATATTCAACTGAAGTACATGTACAAGAATTTACTTTTTTGACTACCAAGAAAGAAGGTATGCAAAATAATGGTGGTTCAGCGCCTGCTGCTCAGAAACCGGCAAGTATTGAAAATAAAGCACCGTCTAAAGCGTCTGCACCTGCACCTGCAAGTCCAGAAGAAGATGATGATTTACCATTCTAACAAAATTTAAATAGCAACTATTGGACCCAGACCCCTTACTGTTATTAATGACAACATTGGTTGTAAACGGTGTTTTTGCAATGAATATAGTTGTACTATGTGTACTGCTTGTTTGCTCTGCACTTATTTCTGGAGCAGAAGTAGCTATGTTTGGACTTTCATCAACCGAAGTTAAAGAGCTGCAAGACGAAAAATCGGCCCAAAGTTCAATTCTAATTAAGCTTCTAGAGCGTCCAAAAAAATTATTGGCCACCATTTTAATAGCAAATAATGCTATTAACATTGGCGTGGTGCTATTGTTTAGTATAATAGGAGATACTCTTTTTGAAAATGTAAATCAAGTATGGTTCGGTGTTGTATCGGTACGTTTTCTTTTAGAAGTCGTGGTTGCAACGTTTCTTATTTTAATGTTCGGTGAAATTCTACCAAAAGTATATGCCAACAGAAATAGAATGAGCTTTGCGCATTTAATGGCTTATCCGTTAAGGGTGTTAGATTTTATTTTTTCACCATTGAGTTTGCCAATGCGTTCTGGCACATTGTTTTTGTATAACAAGCTTGGTAAGCAGAAATCAAGTTTAAGTGTTGATCAGTTGTCGCAAGCATTAGATTTAACTTCTCATGGCGATACTACTAAAGAGGAGAAAAAGATTTTAGAAGGTATTGTAACCTTTGGTAATACAGATACCAAACAGGTAATGAGACCTCGAATAGATATTTTTGCTCTTAATGAGCAAATGAAGTTTCTTGAAGTTTTAGGGGAAATAAAGAAGAACGGGTATTCTAGAATTCCGGTTTTTGGTGAGAACATCGATACGGTAAAAGGAGTCTTGTATGTAAAAGATTTGTTGCCTTATCTAGATCGAAAAACCTTTAATTGGATAACCTTAATCAGGGAGCCTTACTTTGTGCCTGAGAATAAAAAATTAGATGATTTATTGGGTGAATTTCAAGAGAAGAAAAATCACTTAGCTATAGTTGTAGATGAATATGGTGGAACTTCTGGTTTGGTGTCTTTAGAAGATATTATCGAAGAAATAGTAGGTGATATTAGTGATGAGTTTGATGATGAAGATTTGATTTTTTCGAAATTAGATGATTTCAATTATGTTTTTGAAGGAAAAACGCCTCTTAAAGATTTTTATAGAGTCATTAAATTAGAGGATAGTGAAATCTTTGAAGAGAATAAAGGGGAATCAGAAACCTTGGCTGGTTTTGTTTTGGAAAAGGCAGGAAGCTTCCCGAAAAGAGGAGAAAAAATACAATTTGATTCCTATACTTTTGTAGTTGAGGGTATGGACAAGAAAAGATTAAAACAAATAAAAGTAACCTTGCCACATGAAGAGTAAGTCGTTCGTTGGATTTTTAGTAGTATTTCTTTTAATGGTTAGTTGTAATGATGAACCTACGCTTCCTAAGCCTAAGGCTAAAATGCGATTGGAATATCCTCAGGGTAAATTGGCAGATTTAGAAACCGAGAACTTTAGTTTTAAGTACAATCAATTAGCAAATGCAGAGTTGAATGGCGATAAGGCATACACTATCTCATATCCAGAAATGAATGGTGCTATTTTTCTAAGCTATAAAAAGATTGATGGTAATTTGGCTCAACTGATTAACGATTCTAAGAGACTTAGTTATGAGCATGCTGCTAAGGCAGACAACATAGTTGAGCAGCCGTATGTAAATCCTAATAATAAAATATATGGTGCTTTATTTGAGGTGCAAGGTAATGCCGCTTCACAATCTCAATTTTATGTAACCGATAGTACTAAACACTTTTTAACCGGTTCTGTATATTTTTATACAAAACCGAATTATGATTCTATTCTGCCTGCAGCGTCATATCTTCAGAATGACATTAGGGGAATTATAGAAACACTTCGTTGGAAAAAATAAAGCCGTATGATGACAAAAAAAGACCTTTTAGATTGTCATAAACGAATAGCCCCTTATATTCATAATACATCCGTTTTAAAATCAAGATTGATTGATAAAGAAATCAATGCTCAGGTTTTTTTCAAATGCGAGAATTTTCAAAGGGCAGGAGCGTATAAAATGCGCGGTGCTACCAATGCTATTTTACAATTATCAGAAGAACTAAAGAAAAACGGAGTAGTAACGCATTCGTCGGGTAATTTTGCCCAAGCTTTATCATTAGCAGCACAGAGTGTTGGTGTTACCGCACATATCGTAATGCCAAATACCGCCCCAGAAGTTAAAAAAGTTGGAGTAAGGGAGTATGGCGGTAAAATTTATGAGTGTGAGCCAACCGTTAAAGCAAGACAGGCGTATGCTGATGAGATAGGATTAAAAACGGGAGCTACTTTCGTCCATCCATCCAACGATATTAATGTTATTTTAGGGCAAGGTACTGCAGCTCTAGAATTGCTTCAAAAACAACCCGATTTAGATTTTATATTTTGCCCAGTAGGCGGCGGCGGACTTATTGCCGGTTCTGCGTTGGCGGCTACATATTTCGGTAACAATTGTAAAGTTTATGGTGCAGAGCCGTATGAGGCGGATGACGCATACCGTTCTTTGCAAAGTGGTAAAATAGAAAGTAACGAAACAACAAATACCATTGCCGACGGATTAAAAACAATGTTGGGTGATAAGAATTTCCCTATTATAAAAGAACTGGTAAGCGGTATTGTTAGAATTACCGAAGATGAGATAGTCGTTGCTATGAAACTAGTGTGGGAGCGTATGAAAATTATTATAGAACCTTCTAGTGCGGTAACTGTGGCTGCAGTTTTGAAACAATCAAAAGAGCAGCCAGAAGTTTTTCAGAATAAAAAAATGGGTATTATAATATCTGGTGGTAATGTAGATTTATCTAATTTACCATTTTAGAATACGTTGTTTTATTGCTTGCTTAGAATCTCTTCAGCACGCTCAATACTAGAATTAATGTTCTCTTTTACTTGTTGAACTTTTTCTTCTTCTTCTTTTAGCCATGCTTTCTTTTCGTCAGAAAGTTCTTTGCCGTCCATTATTTCTTCTGAATCGAAACGATCACCAAAACCTTGCATCCAATCCATCATAGATCTATTGGCTTCTTGAAGATCTTTCATTGCTTTTGCTTCAACGGACTCTGCTCCTAAAGAATCTGCCATTGGTTTCAATTGACCAACTAACTTTCCTAAAGTCCCCATTTTTGGCATGACCTCATCATGAATGCTCATTACGTGCTCCATTTTTGAAGGCTCTTCAGTTTTCTTGGTTTCTTTGCAAGAAGTGAATGTTACTAATGCAGCTACGAATAGTGTGTAAAGTATATTTTTCATTTTAGTTTTCTTGAGGAATAATTGAAGTTATAGTGTATGTATAATCTTTTACTTTGGTGTTGGTAATTACAGCTTTAATATCTTCGATAGTCATAATTGAAGGGTCAAAAGTTATAAGTCCGTTTTTATTTTCAAAACTAATTTCTGAAGAAACTACACCCTCGGTTTCCATTAAGTTAGAAGAAATTTTATCGGCACAACCTTCTTGGCAAGCCATGCCTTCTATATTGATCAAAACCGTATTAGAAATACTGTTTACAATTTCATCAGGTAAAGAGGCGTCTTCTTGCGCGAAAGAAACATTGGTTGCTAGTGTGAATATGGTCACAAATAGAAATAATACTTTGAATTTCATAACACTGTATTGATGGTTACGTTGTTAGTGTAAACCTTATTATAATGTAAAGATACCAAATATGTAAAATGCTTTATCTAATCATTAGTAAAAATTAGTCTGTAACTAGTTGTATTTTTTAGAAAAAACCCCACTTTTGTTGTAAACTAAAAGAATTGAAGAATATAGATCAAAAGTGGATTTACCTAGTTGTTCTGGCACTTATATGGGGTTCTTCTTTTATACTAATTAAAAGATCCTTAGTTGGGTATACAGCATTACAAGTTGGTGGGTTAAGAATCGTATTTGCATCTATATTATTGTTTGTTCTTGGTTTTAAATCTTTAAAGACACTTTCAAAGACCGATTGGAAATGGGTGGCTATCGCAGGTTTGTGTAGTTCGTTCTTTCCTCCTTTTTTCTTTGCCTTGGCACAAATGGAAATTAGTAGTGGTATAACCTCTATTTTAAACTCTGTAGCACCATTATTTACCACGTTGGTGGGTATAGCGCTTTTCGGACTTTCACTTAAAGGAAGGCAGGTGTTGGGGGTTTTGATAGGTCTTTTTGGTACTATAGTGCTTATTGCTGCGGGTATGGAGAATAATGTAAATCAGAATTATTGGTATTCTTTGTTCATAATTATTGCTGCATTGGGTTATGCTTTTAATATCAACATCATTAAGAAGTATTTGTCTCATTTAACGCCAT harbors:
- a CDS encoding regulatory protein RecX; the protein is MNQKTKGYTVQEATKKIESYCAYQDRCHKEVVSKLKEMGMIPLAVDTIIAQLIEDRFLNEERFAKSFARGKFNIKKWGKNRIVRELKFRNISKYNITTALKEIEPDAYLTALDDLAHKRLRQITETNIQKRRKKLADYLLYRGWESHLVYEKTFELIK
- the mutY gene encoding A/G-specific adenine glycosylase; this encodes MSFSSKILDWYHENKRSLPWRASTDPYKIWLSEIILQQTRVAQGTPYYLSFVENFPTVYDLANANEEQVLKLWQGLGYYSRARNLHAAAKMVVEQYDGKFPDNYKKLLTLKGVGDYTASAISSICFNEAQAVVDGNVYRVLSRYYGIDTPINSTEGIKYFKSLAQKVMDPANIRDYNQGIMEFGAIQCSPKKPLCLHCPLNDSCVALEKGLVDTLPVKLKKTKVRNRYFNFLIPIYKDAKGNQFTSIHQRIGKGIWQNLWQFPLLESDNVLEIDDVTIRYKEVLGDMKSNEIIVYNVNAIVHKLSHQHLHTKFWIVYINDDFADKIPVEKISDFPVPVLIADFIKAFKF
- a CDS encoding cupin-like domain-containing protein: MKLADIPRVKHITKDNFINDYFKPQKPVVLEQAIEDWPAYNKWNLDYIKEVAGDITVPLYDDRPVQHKDGFNEPHAKMKMAAYVDLLKKEPTKYRIFLWNILKEVPALQKDYKFPDFGLRLLKGVPMMFFGGRDSYTFMHYDIDFANIFHFHFNGEKEVVLFPQSETEKLYKVPHSLITHESIDFSNPDYDKWPALKKANGFKTTLSHGEVLYMPEGYWHYMKYNTPGFSMSLRGLARNPKNLAKASYNIVIMRYYDVLMRKLKGQDWIDWKNKEAISRTNKNQKV
- the bioB gene encoding biotin synthase BioB; this encodes MSEARHNWSKEEILEIYNMPLMELLYEAATVHRKNHDPNTVQVSTLLSIKTGGCPEDCGYCPQAARYHTDIEGNDLMAVSQVKAQALRAKASGSSRVCMGAAWRNVKDGPEFDQVLEMVRTINKLDMEVCCTLGMITENQAKRLAEAGLYAYNHNLDTSEDYYKDVISTRAFEDRLDTIENVRKSNVTVCSGGIIGMGEELEDRAGMLVALTSLNPQPESVPINALVAVEGTPMEDIEPVSIWDMIRMVATTRIVMPETQVRLSAGRTEMSREGQAMCFFAGANSIFAGDKLLTTPNPDVNEDMAMFKMLGLNPQKPFTKVSQPKTVEAEDSQLDSLGEKPKWSRPGHSIERNETAKQKAKVID
- a CDS encoding Rne/Rng family ribonuclease; translation: MNRELIVRSSSQSVDFALLKDGKLTELHKEENSNDFSVGDIFLAKIRKPVTGLNAAFVNVGYEKDAFLHYHDLGPQLSSMLKFIKQVSTGKLNDYTLGNFPTETDIDKNGVITDVIKANQSLLVQIVKEPISTKGPRISSELSIAGRYLVMVPFSDRVSVSQKIASKEEKDRLKRLVRSIKPKGFGVIIRTVAEGQKVAELDKDLENLLNKWTAMCKKLQRAQTPSKVFVELNRASSILRDVFNDSFTGIHVDDDTLYNEIKDYVSEIAPEKESIVKHYNNNNVPIFEKFGIERQIKTSFGRTAAMSKGAYLIIEHTEALHVIDVNSGNRSNKAKNQEDTALEVNLLSASEIARQLRLRDMGGIIVVDFIDMVKPQHRKRLFEHLRDEMKDDRAKHKILPPSKFGLIQITRQRVRPEMNIKTTEEDPNNAGKEVEAPIVLIDKITSDLEKLLKGPAKDNSISLNIHPFIAAYITKGFPSMRTKWFLEYKRWIKIQPRDAYTYLEYRFKNKDGKTIY
- a CDS encoding HU family DNA-binding protein, which gives rise to MTKAEIVSKISDKLGIEKGDVQATVESFMEEVKTSLESGDNVYLRGFGSFIIKTRAEKTGRNISKNTTIKIPAHNIPAFKPAKVFVEGVKSNVHVK
- a CDS encoding tRNA modification GTPase, with product MKKYLSIFLLSFLSFNTFAQITFEPGYIIDNSGEKINCFIKNNGWKNNPTKFEYKIDSNAEVQDGGIYNIAEFSIENGKKYIRKEIKIDRSKSILKRLSKIKEAEFTPETLFLEQLVDGDANLFYYEDSNLIRFFYNLNNASTTQLIYKKYLTENNRIGENTEYKKQLWDDLKCGNLSLNDVKSTDYKKSELLSFFTSYNQCKNPNYVIPTTSKRDNKDVFNLGIRAGLNSASMNFKSPQSSTNFELENNSSIRFGVELEAILPFNKNKWSLFIQPMYQTFEGQKQLEFQKVSVDYKSIETSIGVRHYFFLNPDSKIFLNSAFQIDTALDSKIDFESSSDFEIAPRTSFNFGLGFAHKNASIKLNYNPRRALLSNYAAISSDYKVLSIVLGYNFL
- a CDS encoding single-stranded DNA-binding protein, giving the protein MSGTLNKVMLIGHLGDEVKMHYFEGGGSIGRFPIATNETYTNKSTGERVTNTDWHNVVVRNKAAEICEKYLSKGDKVYVEGRLKNRQWQGEDGNTRYSTEVHVQEFTFLTTKKEGMQNNGGSAPAAQKPASIENKAPSKASAPAPASPEEDDDLPF
- the gldD gene encoding gliding motility lipoprotein GldD, giving the protein MKSKSFVGFLVVFLLMVSCNDEPTLPKPKAKMRLEYPQGKLADLETENFSFKYNQLANAELNGDKAYTISYPEMNGAIFLSYKKIDGNLAQLINDSKRLSYEHAAKADNIVEQPYVNPNNKIYGALFEVQGNAASQSQFYVTDSTKHFLTGSVYFYTKPNYDSILPAASYLQNDIRGIIETLRWKK
- a CDS encoding gliding motility-associated protein GldE; the encoded protein is MDPDPLLLLMTTLVVNGVFAMNIVVLCVLLVCSALISGAEVAMFGLSSTEVKELQDEKSAQSSILIKLLERPKKLLATILIANNAINIGVVLLFSIIGDTLFENVNQVWFGVVSVRFLLEVVVATFLILMFGEILPKVYANRNRMSFAHLMAYPLRVLDFIFSPLSLPMRSGTLFLYNKLGKQKSSLSVDQLSQALDLTSHGDTTKEEKKILEGIVTFGNTDTKQVMRPRIDIFALNEQMKFLEVLGEIKKNGYSRIPVFGENIDTVKGVLYVKDLLPYLDRKTFNWITLIREPYFVPENKKLDDLLGEFQEKKNHLAIVVDEYGGTSGLVSLEDIIEEIVGDISDEFDDEDLIFSKLDDFNYVFEGKTPLKDFYRVIKLEDSEIFEENKGESETLAGFVLEKAGSFPKRGEKIQFDSYTFVVEGMDKKRLKQIKVTLPHEE